The DNA sequence TGACGTAGGCGCCGGTGTCCGAGGTGGCCTCGATGAGGTTCTCGGCGCTGACCAGCGGCAGGCCGGTGACCTCCGCGAGCTTGGCCACCGCCGTGGCGGGGTAGCCCTCCGGGGTGTTCAGACCGGTGCCGATCGCCGTCGCACCGAGGTTGACCTCGAGCAGCAGGGACTGGGCGAGGCTGAGCTGGCGCAGCTCCTCGCCGAGGACGACGCCGAACGCGGTGAACTCCTGCCCGAGGGTCATCGGCACGGCGTCCTGGAGCTGGGTGCGGCCCATCTTGAGCATGCCGGCGAACTCCGTGCCCTTGTCGTCGAAGGCGATGACGAGACGCTGGACGGCGTTCTTCAGCTCCTCCGTGGCCCGGTGCAGGGCGATGCGGAAGCCGGTGGGGTAGGCGTCGTTCGTCGACTGGCTCTTGTTGACGTGGTCGTTGGGGTTGACGACGTCGTAGCGCCCCTTGGGCAGCCCGAGGTGCTCCAGCGCGAGGTTGGCCACCACCTCGTTGACGTTCATGTTCACGCTCGTGCCGGCCCCGCCCTGGAAGACGTCGACGGGGAACTGGTCCGCGCACCGCCCGTGCAGGAGGATCTCGTCGCAGGCCGCGACGACGGCGCCCGCCACCCGGGCGGGGACGGTGCCCAGCTCGGCGTTGGCCAGGGCCGAGGCCTTCTTGACCTCGACCATCCCCCGGACGAGCTCGGGGACGTCGTTGATGGTGCTCGTGCTGATGCGGAAGTTCTCCGCCGCGCGCACGGTGTGGATGCCGTAGTACGCGTCCGCCGGGACCTCTCGCTCACCGAGCAGATCCTCTTCGATCCTCGTGTCCATGCCCGTCCCTCTCCCCACCACGGGGACGCCGTGCGTCCTGCCGGGCGTGGCGGGGCCCGCCGATGATGCTAGGCCTGGACCTGCGCGGCTGCCACGAGCGGCTCCAGCTCGGCGGTGACCCGGGCCACGCCGGCCGCGTCGGGAGAGTCGGCGAGCTCGCCCAGGTGGCGGCGCGCGTCGAGCGGGCGGCCGGCGTCGAGGGCGGCCAGGACCACCTGACGTCCGGCCTCGACCTCGTGCTCGCGTGGGGACCAGTGCCCCACGCCCAGCCCCAGGCCGTCGCCCGGCAGCCCCGACTCGCGCAGCATCCGCACGCTCTCGCTGACCGCGCGGCCCGTCCGGTCGCGCTCGCAGGCGCCGTTGAGCCGGCGCATCGCGCCCTCGTGGTCGTCGACGAGGGAGAGGCGGGCGAGCTCGATGAGGGCGTACCAGGCGCGCGGGTTGCCCGCGATCTCCTCGGCGAGGGCCCACACCGCGAGGTTCTCGGCGCGCTCGCGGTCCGCGGGCTCCTGGTCCGCGGTGAGCGGGTCGGCCGGGCCGACCCCGCTGGCGCGCCGGCGCACCAGGTCGGCGAGGGCCCCGAAGGCCTCGATGTCGTTCGGGTCCTCCACGAGCCGCGCCCGGAGGGAGTCCTCACGCGGGACGTCGGCGGTCGGCGGGACCGCGGAGGGACGGCGCATCCCGACGCGGCGGACCGGCTTCTTCCGCCCGAGGAGGGCGCGCAGTCGTCTCAGCAGTGCCATGCCGACGACCATATCCGCATCGCCCCGGCCCTGCCGCCCGACGGGGGCCGCAGGCGTGGCGGCCGGTACCGGCCGACTTTGTAGGCATCCCACAACCCCTCGCTATGCTCGCACGCATGACGGTCAGCGAGCGGGTCAGCCGGGAGGAGGGCAGCTCCGACGTCGTGCGCCGCCTGCGTGGCGGCACGGACATGCTCACCTCGGCCGCCCTGCGGCGCCTCGACGCCGAGCTCGACTGGTACCGGTCCCTGGCCGCCGAGGACCGCTCGTGGATCGGTCTGGTGGCCCAGGCCGGCATCGCCGCCTTCATCACCTGGTACGAGCAGCCCTCCTCGGGCTCCTACAACGCCCAGGAGATCTTCCGCGCCGCGCCGCCCGAGCTGACGCGGTCGATCTCGCTGCAGCACACCCTCCAGCTCGTCCGGATCGTCGTCGAGGTCGTCGAGGACAACGCCGTCCAGCTCGCCGAGCCCGGCCAGCAGCGCGAGCTGCGCGACGCCGTCCTGGTCTACTCGCGCGAGGTCGCGTTCTCCGCGGCGGAGATCTACGCCCGCGCGGCCGAGACCCGCGGCGCCTGGGACGCCCGGCTCGAGGCTCTCGTGGTCGACTCGCTCGTGCGCGGCGTCGCCGACGACTCGGTCCGTTCGCGGATCGCGGCCCTGGGGTGGTCCGGCCTGGGCGCCACCCTCGTCCTCGTCGGCCCGGCGCCTGCGGCGATGGACGAGCGGCGCACCTCCGACCTGCGCCGGGCGTGCCGCCGCGCCGCCGCCGACGCCCTCGTCGGGATCCAGGGCGACCGTCTCGTCGTCGTCCTCGGCGGTGAGGGGGACCTGCGCGCCGCCGCCGAGTCCCTGCTGCCCCGGTTCGCCCCGGGCCCGGTGGTCCTGGGCCCGCAGGTGCGCGACGTCGGCGACGCCGGCCGGGCGGCCCGGGCCGCGGTGGCCGGCCAGCTGGCCGTGCGCGCCTGGCCCGGCGCCCCGCGGCCCGTGCTGGCCGACGAGCTGCTGCCCGAGCGGATGCTCAACGGGGACCCCCTCGCCCGGCGCACCCTTGTCGAGGACCTGTACAAGCCGCTCGTCGCCGGCGGCGCCACGCTCGTGCAGACCCTGGAGGAGTACTTCGCGCAGGGCCGCTCGCTCGAGGCTGCCGCGCGCGCCCTGTTCGTCCACCCCAACACGGTGCGGTACCGCCTGCGGCGCATCGCCCAGGTGGTGGGGTGGGACCCCACCGACGCCCGGGAGGGCTTCGTCCTCCAGATCGCCCTCGCCGTCGGCCGCCTCACGCAGACCGACGCCGGGCACTCGGGCGTGTGAGCGCCTCGCGCCCGACAGGCCGGCGTGTGACGCACGTCCCGCGCCCGCGCCGCCCCGAGGGGCGGGCCAGTGACCGGCGTCACGGACTTGTAGGTATCGCACAAGCGCCTCCGCGGGACTTGGTAGGCCCCGTAGGCGCGGCGGCCCCCTCCCCGGCGGGCAAGGTTGGACGGTGCTAGCCGTTCTCTGCCCCGGACAGGGCGCCCAGACCCCCGGGATGCTCGCGCCCTGGCTCGAGCTCGCCCACCTGCGTGAGCTGCTCGAGCACTACAGCGACGTCACCGAGCTCGACCTCGTCACCCTCGGGACGACGGCGGACGCCGAGACCATCCGCGACACGCGGGTCGCCCAGCCGCTGCTCGTGGCCGCCTCCCTGCTGAGCCACCACGCGCTCGGGCGCCCCCGCGCCGACCTGGCCGCGGGGCACTCCGTGGGCGAGCTGGCCGCGGCCGCCGTCGCCGGGGTCCTGACCGACGACGCAGCCCTGGTGCTCGTCCGCGAGCGTGGCCGGGCCATGGCCGACGCCGCGGCGGCCGTCCCCACCGGCATGACCGCCGTCGTGGGCGGGCGCCCCGACGAGGTCGAGGCGGCCCTGGCGCGGCACGGCCTCACCGCTGCCAACGTCAACGGCGGGGGGCAGGTGGTCGCCGCCGGCACCGCCGACCAGCTCGCCGCTCTCGCCGCCGACCCGCCCCCGCGTGCCCGGGTGATCCCGCTGCAGGTCGCGGGCGCCTTCCACACCGAGCACATGGCCCCCGCCGTCGCGGCGGTCCGCGCCACGGCCGCCGGCCTCACCCCGGCCGACCCGGCCACCACGCTGCTCTCGAACGCCGACGGCGCCGTGGTGTCCTCCGGGGCCGACGCCCTCGAGCGCCTCGTCACCCAGGTGGCCAGCCCCGTGCGCTGGGACCTGTGCTGCGAGCAGATGCTCGCCTCCGGCGTCACCGCCGCCGTGGAGCTGTGCCCCGGCGGGGTGCTCACGGGTCTGGCCCGGCGCACCCTGCCCGGGGTCGAGACGGTGGCCCTCAAGAGCCCGGACGACCTGCCCGCCGCACGCGAGCTCATCGACAGCCACGGAGGATCCCGATGACCCGCCCCACCCTGCGCGTCTCCACACCCGTCGAGCACGCCCGGATCCTCGGCGTCGGCGGGGTCCGCGGCGAGAACGTCGTCGTCAACGACGACATCGTCGGGCCGATCAGCTCCTCCGACGAGTGGATCCGCCAGCGCACCGGCATCGTCTCGCGCCGCCGCGCGGGCGAGGACGTCGACGTCGCCGACCTGGCCGAGGGCGCCGCCCGGGCCGCGCTCGAGGCCGCGGGGCTGACGGGGTCGGACGTCGACGCCGTGGTCGTGTCCACCGTGACGTGGTTCGAGCAGACGCCGTCCCTCGCGGCGGTCGTCGCCGACCGGATCGGCGCGACGCCCGCCGCGGCCTACGACATCTCGGCCGCGTGCGCCGGGTACGCCTACGGCATCGCCCAGGCCGACGCCATGGTCCGCGCGGGCACCGCCCGGCACGTCCTGGTCATCGGCGTGGAGAAGATGTCCGACTTCATCGACCCCACCGACCGGTCGATCTCCTTCCTCCTCGGTGACGGCGCCGGCGCCGCCGTCGTCGGCCCCTCGGACACCCCGGGCATCGGGCCGACGGTGTGGGGCTCGGACGGCTCGGCCGCCGGGATGATCAAGCAGACGCACTCGTGGCTGGACTACCGCACCGCGGGTCCCGGCGCGGAGGTCGACTGGCCGACCCTGCGCCAGGAGGGGCCCTCGGTGTACAAGTGGGCCGTCTTCCAGATGACGCCGACCGCGGAGCGCGCCATCGAGGCGGCCGGGCTGCGCCCGGAGGACATCGACGTGTTCATCCCGCACCAGGCGAACATGCGGATCATCGACCACATGGTCAAGAAGCTCGGCCTGCGCGACGACGTCGTCGTGGGCCGGGACATCGCCGAGACGGGCAACACCTCCGCCGCGTCGATCCCGCTGGCCACCGAGCGGCTCCTGCGCGAGGGGCAGGCGCGCAGCGGCGACATCGCCCTGCAGATCGGGTTCGGCGCCGGGCTGGTCTACGCCGCCCAGGTCGTCGTCTTGCCCTGACCCACCCGCGTGCCGCCCTGGCACGGGCGGCGGGCCCCCACCAGACTGTCCACCGACCACCCACGTGAGACTTCACCGCACGTGACACAACAAGGGAGAGAACACATGGCTTACAGCGAGCAGGAGATCCTGGCCGGGCTGGCCGAGATCGTCAACGAGGAGACCGGCCTGCCGGTGGACTCCGTCACCCCCGAGAAGTCCTTCACGGACGACCTCGACGTCGACTCCCTGTCGATGATGACGATCGCCACCCTCGCCGAGGAGAAGTTCGAGGTCCGCATCCCCGACGAGGAGGTCGGCAACCTCAAGACCGTCCAGGACGCCGTCGCCTACATCAACGGCGCCCAGCAGGCCTGACCTCACCGGCCGGGGCGCGCCCCGCGCGCCCCGGCCGTGGCACGGCCAGCACCGCCCCGCACAGCCCCGCACAGCCCGAAGGAGCACCCGCATGGCAGCGACCACCGTCGTCGTGACCGGCCTCGGCACCACCAACCCGCTCGGCGGGGACGTCGCGTCCACCTGGTCGGCGGTCCTCGCCGGCAAGTCGGGCGTGCACACGCTCGACAACGACTGGGCCGAACGCTACGAGCTGCCCGTCAGCTTCGCCGCCGAGGTCGCGGTCAAGCCCGAGGACGTCCTCCCCCGGCCCCAGCTGCGCCGCCTGGACCCCTCGGCCCAGTACGCCATGATCGCCGCGCTCGAGGCCTGGGCCGACGCCGGCAGCCCCGAGGTCGACGGCGAACGCCTCGGCGCCGTCGTCGGCTCCGGCATCGGCGGGGTCTGGACCATCCTCGACGCCTGGGACACCATCAAGGACAAGGGCGCCCGGCGGGTCATGCCGCTGACGGTGCCCATGCTCATGGCCAACTCCCCCGTCGCCAACATCTCCGTGCGCTTCGGCGCGAGAGCCGGCGCCCACGCCCCGGTCTCCGCCTGCGCGTCGGGCGCCGAGGCCATCGCCTACGGGGTCGACATGATCCGCTCCGGGCGCGCCGACGTCGTCATCGCCGGCGGCGCCGAGGCCGCGATCCACCCGATGCCGCTCGCCTCCTTCGCCAAGATGCAGGCGCTGTCCACCCGCAACGACGACCCGGAGGCGGCCTCGCGTCCCTACGACGTCGACCGGGACGGGTTCGTCATGGGTGAGGGCGCCGGCATCGTCGTCCTGGAGTCCGCCGAGCACGCCGCCGCCCGCGGCGCCCGCGTCCACGCGGTCGTCGCCGGGGTCGGGATGTCCGCCGACGCCTTCGACATCGCCCCGCCCGACCCGACCGGTGCGGGCCAGGAGCGCGCCATGCGCATCGCCCTGGCCGACGCCGGCCTGGCCGGCTCCGACGTCGTCCACGTCAACGCCCACGCCACCTCCACCCCCGCCGGCGACGGCGTGGAGGCGGGCGCCATCGCGCGCGTCCTGGGCGCGGGGGCCTGCGTGTCCGCGACGAAGTCCATGACCGGGCACCTCCTCGGCGGCGCCGGTGCCCTCGAGGCGGTCCTCACGGTCCTGGCGGTGCGCGAGCGCACCGCCCCGCCGACGATCAACGTCGACAACCTCCAGGAGGGGCTGGCGATCGACCTGGTGCGCGACGAGCCGCGCGCCCTGCCCACCGGCCAGGTCGCCGCGCTCAACAACGCGTTCGGCTTCGGCGGGCACAACGTGGCGGTGCTGTTCGCCTCCGCCTAGACCGCAGCACCTCGAGGGGCGCCCAGGGAGACCTCCCGGGGCGCCCTCGTCGCGTCACGCGCCCGCCGGCCCGCCGACCGGCGTCACCGAGCCGGGTCAGCCGACCCGGTGGAGCCACCGCACGGGGGCACCCGCACCCGCGTACCGGAAGGGCTCGAGCTCGTCGTCCCAGGCCTGGCCCAGCGCCAGGTCGAGCTCGTGGCGCAGGCGCAGGGGGTCACCGGCGTGCTCCAGCGCCGCGCGGACACGGTCCTCGGGCACGACCACGTTGCCGTGGGTGTCCGTCTGCGCGTGGAAGATCCCGAGCTCGGGGGTGTGCGACCAGCGTCCGCCGTCGCAGCCCGGGCTCGCCTCCTCGGTGATCTCGTAGCGCAGGTGGGTCCATCCGCGCAGCGCCGATGCCAGACGCGCCCCCGTGCCGACCGGGCCGACCCAGGAGTGCTCGGCCCGGAACAGGCCGTCGGCGGCGGGCTGCACCGTCCACTCCATCGTCACGCGCGCGTCCAGCACCGTGCCCGCCGCCCACTCGACGTGGGGGCACAGCGCCCGGGGCGCAGAGTGCACGAAGATGACGCCGCGGGTGAAGGCACCACTCATGTCGACTCCTCCTGGTTGGTTTCGAGGTGCGTCTTCCCCAACGACCTCGGTACCTCACAGGCGAGAGCTGTTCGCGCGGCGAACAGCGTCATCATGCCGTACAGGGAGCCGCTCGCGCCACACGTGGGCGCGGCGAGCCGTACGGCGATCCCACGAGCACCGCTGAGCGGACGGCGGTTGGCGGCCCGCAAAGACGCCCAACCACTCAGAGCAGCTCGCGGACCGCCTTCATCGCCTTCTTGCGCACGGCGGGCTCGAGCCGGTCGAGGTAGAGCTTGCCGTCGAGGTGGTCGACCTCGTGCTGGAGGGCGCGGGCCATGAGCTCCTCGCCCTCGACCACCACCTCCTTGCCGTCCAGGTCGATGCCCTCGACACGGGCGTACCAGGCGCGCCGGGTGGGGAACCACAGCCCGGGGACCGACAGGCAGCCCTCGTCGCCGTCCTGGAACTCGTCCTCGGACAGCTCGACGATGCGCGGGTTGAGGACGTAGCCGATCTCGTCGTCGATGTTCCAGGAGAACGCCCGGAGCCCGACGCCGATCTGGTTGGCGGCCAGGCCGGCGCGTCCCTCGGTGTCGACGGTCTCGAGGAGGTCCTCCACCAGGGAGCGGACACGGTCGTCGATGTCGGTGATGTCCTCGCAGGGGGTGCGCAGGACGGGGTCGCCGACGGTACGGATCTCACGCATGGCCATGGGGCCATCGTTTCACGATCGCCCGCGCGTCCCCGACGGCCGGCGGCCGCGGCCGGTGGGGAGTTCGTCTCACCCCCTGCCCACCGCGACGAAGGTGTGAGAGCCTGGAAGGCATGCCCGGACTGCTCCGCATGGTGCGCCGTGGTGCCGTCACCGTCGTCGGCGCCACGGTCCTCGTGGCGGGGCTGCTCATGCTGGTGCTCCCCGGCCCGGGCCTGCTCGGCACGGCCGCCGGCCTGGCCATCCTCGCCACGGAGTACGCCTGGGCCCGCAAGCACGTCCACCACGTGCGCCGGCGCGCCCACGACGTCACGGCGCTCGCGGGGGCGAGCCCGCTCAACACCGCCGTCGCGATCGGCTTCGGCGCGGTGCTGCTCGCGGTGGGCACCGTCGCGGTCGTCGCGCCCGACCTCATCCCCTTCGCGGGCGTCGGGGTGGGCGTCGGGCTCCTCCTCAGCGGCACCGCGATCGTCGTGGGCACCGTCGTCGGCTACCGCGAGCGTCTGCTCGCCCTGCGGCTGCGGCGCGAGGCCGAGCGGCACGGCATGACTCTCGGCGCCCCCTCGCAGCTGTCCGAGGAGCGCTGACCCGCTCGGGGCCCTAGGCCTCTGGCGCCCGCAGCGGCCCGCCGGGCACGCTGGACCCAGGCCCGTCGGCGCGACCGGGCCGGGGAGGGAGAGATGGTCGAGCAGCCCGAGGGGGCCGCCGCCGCGCTCCCCCGGTCCTCCGCGGCGGGGACCGAGACCGGGGAGGCGAGCGCGTACCCGGCCGCCGGAGCGGTGCCTGCCGAGACCGGGCTCACCGCTGCCGAGGTCGCCGAGCGCGTCCGGGCCGGCCAGGTCAACCGCACGAGCGAGCGGCCCAGCCGCACCGTCGCGCAGATCCTCCGGGCGAACCTCCTCACCCGCTTCAACGTCCTCCTCGGCGCCCTGCTCGCGGTGATCCTCGTCGTCGGGCCCCTGCAGGACGCACTCTTCGGCATCGTCATCGTCGCCAACGCGGCGGTGGGGATCGTCCAGGAGCTCAGGGCCAAGCGCACGCTCGACCGCCTCTCGGTGCTCGAGGCCCCCGTCGCGACGGTCGTGCGCGACGGCGCCACCGCCCGGGTCGGCGCCGCGGAGGTCGTGCTCGGCGACGTGGTGGAGGTCCACCGCGGCGACCAGCTCGTCGTCGACGGGCCGCTGCTGCGGGCGGAGGGCCTGGAGGTCGACGAGTCCCTCCTCACCGGTGAGGCCGCTCCCGAGCCCCGCGGGGTGGGCGAGACCGTCCTGTCGGGCAGCTTCGTCGTCGCCGGGTGGGGCCGGTACCGCGCGGACCGGGTGGGCGAGGCAGCCTACGCCGTGACGCTGGCGGCCGAGGCCCGGCGGTTCACCCTCGTCGCCAGCGAGATCCGCGTCGCTCTCGACCGCGTGCTCCGGGTGATCACCTGGGTGCTGGTGCCCACGGCGGTGCTGCTCGTGGCGACCCAGCTCCTCGTCGAGCAGGAGTCGCTCGCCGCGGCGGTCCGATCCTCTGTCGCGGGCGTCGTCGGCATGGTGCCGGAGGGGCTGGTGCTGCTCACCTCGGTGGCGTTCGCCGTGGGCGTCGTCCGGCTGGGGGCGCGCGGCGTGCTCGTCAAGGAGCTGCCGGCCATCGAGGGGCTGGCGCGGGTCGACGTGGTCGGGATCGACAAGACCGGCACCCTCACCGAGCCCGCGATGTCGGTGGCCGCGGTCGTGCCCTTCGGCGAGGGCCCGGCCGAGGCGGCGCTGGGGGCGATCGCCCACGCCGACGAGAACCCCAACGCCTCCACCCTCGCCCTCGCGCGCGCCTTCCCCGCGCCGGACGGGTGGGTGGTGACCCGACGAGGTGCCCTTCTCCTCGGCCCGCAAGTGGAGCGGGGTCACGGTGGCCGGGCACGGGACGTGGGTGCTGGGCGCCCCGGAGATGCTCCTCCCGCCCGGCGCGCCGGCCGTGGCCGAGGCCGAACGACGGTCGGCCGCGGGGCAGCGGGTGCTGCTCCTGGCCGGAGCCGGCGAGCTCCCGGCCACCGGGACGCGGACGACGGGCGAGCTCCCCGCCACCGGGACGCGGACGACGGGCGAGCTCCCGGCCAGCGGGCCGCGGACGACACGGGCCGGGGACCGGCAGCCCCCCGGC is a window from the Georgenia muralis genome containing:
- the aspA gene encoding aspartate ammonia-lyase, whose translation is MDTRIEEDLLGEREVPADAYYGIHTVRAAENFRISTSTINDVPELVRGMVEVKKASALANAELGTVPARVAGAVVAACDEILLHGRCADQFPVDVFQGGAGTSVNMNVNEVVANLALEHLGLPKGRYDVVNPNDHVNKSQSTNDAYPTGFRIALHRATEELKNAVQRLVIAFDDKGTEFAGMLKMGRTQLQDAVPMTLGQEFTAFGVVLGEELRQLSLAQSLLLEVNLGATAIGTGLNTPEGYPATAVAKLAEVTGLPLVSAENLIEATSDTGAYVTLHAATKRTAVKLGKICNDLRLLSSGPRAGLKEINLPELQAGSSIMPAKVNPVIPEVVNQVCFKVIGNDVTVSMAAEAGQLQLNVMEPVIAQACFESLHLLTNACDNLTERCVVGITANEEVARGYVLNSIGIVTFLNPVIGHHNGDLVGRECARTGKSVREVVLEMGLLGADELDEILSVENLVRPQYRGRRYEGQDPTTLTHGIAVGGRD
- a CDS encoding DUF3145 domain-containing protein, encoding MSGAFTRGVIFVHSAPRALCPHVEWAAGTVLDARVTMEWTVQPAADGLFRAEHSWVGPVGTGARLASALRGWTHLRYEITEEASPGCDGGRWSHTPELGIFHAQTDTHGNVVVPEDRVRAALEHAGDPLRLRHELDLALGQAWDDELEPFRYAGAGAPVRWLHRVG
- a CDS encoding beta-ketoacyl-[acyl-carrier-protein] synthase family protein — translated: MAATTVVVTGLGTTNPLGGDVASTWSAVLAGKSGVHTLDNDWAERYELPVSFAAEVAVKPEDVLPRPQLRRLDPSAQYAMIAALEAWADAGSPEVDGERLGAVVGSGIGGVWTILDAWDTIKDKGARRVMPLTVPMLMANSPVANISVRFGARAGAHAPVSACASGAEAIAYGVDMIRSGRADVVIAGGAEAAIHPMPLASFAKMQALSTRNDDPEAASRPYDVDRDGFVMGEGAGIVVLESAEHAAARGARVHAVVAGVGMSADAFDIAPPDPTGAGQERAMRIALADAGLAGSDVVHVNAHATSTPAGDGVEAGAIARVLGAGACVSATKSMTGHLLGGAGALEAVLTVLAVRERTAPPTINVDNLQEGLAIDLVRDEPRALPTGQVAALNNAFGFGGHNVAVLFASA
- a CDS encoding PGPGW domain-containing protein; the encoded protein is MPGLLRMVRRGAVTVVGATVLVAGLLMLVLPGPGLLGTAAGLAILATEYAWARKHVHHVRRRAHDVTALAGASPLNTAVAIGFGAVLLAVGTVAVVAPDLIPFAGVGVGVGLLLSGTAIVVGTVVGYRERLLALRLRREAERHGMTLGAPSQLSEER
- a CDS encoding ACP S-malonyltransferase, producing the protein MLAVLCPGQGAQTPGMLAPWLELAHLRELLEHYSDVTELDLVTLGTTADAETIRDTRVAQPLLVAASLLSHHALGRPRADLAAGHSVGELAAAAVAGVLTDDAALVLVRERGRAMADAAAAVPTGMTAVVGGRPDEVEAALARHGLTAANVNGGGQVVAAGTADQLAALAADPPPRARVIPLQVAGAFHTEHMAPAVAAVRATAAGLTPADPATTLLSNADGAVVSSGADALERLVTQVASPVRWDLCCEQMLASGVTAAVELCPGGVLTGLARRTLPGVETVALKSPDDLPAARELIDSHGGSR
- a CDS encoding acyl carrier protein, encoding MAYSEQEILAGLAEIVNEETGLPVDSVTPEKSFTDDLDVDSLSMMTIATLAEEKFEVRIPDEEVGNLKTVQDAVAYINGAQQA
- a CDS encoding beta-ketoacyl-ACP synthase III; the protein is MTRPTLRVSTPVEHARILGVGGVRGENVVVNDDIVGPISSSDEWIRQRTGIVSRRRAGEDVDVADLAEGAARAALEAAGLTGSDVDAVVVSTVTWFEQTPSLAAVVADRIGATPAAAYDISAACAGYAYGIAQADAMVRAGTARHVLVIGVEKMSDFIDPTDRSISFLLGDGAGAAVVGPSDTPGIGPTVWGSDGSAAGMIKQTHSWLDYRTAGPGAEVDWPTLRQEGPSVYKWAVFQMTPTAERAIEAAGLRPEDIDVFIPHQANMRIIDHMVKKLGLRDDVVVGRDIAETGNTSAASIPLATERLLREGQARSGDIALQIGFGAGLVYAAQVVVLP
- a CDS encoding PucR family transcriptional regulator; the protein is MTVSERVSREEGSSDVVRRLRGGTDMLTSAALRRLDAELDWYRSLAAEDRSWIGLVAQAGIAAFITWYEQPSSGSYNAQEIFRAAPPELTRSISLQHTLQLVRIVVEVVEDNAVQLAEPGQQRELRDAVLVYSREVAFSAAEIYARAAETRGAWDARLEALVVDSLVRGVADDSVRSRIAALGWSGLGATLVLVGPAPAAMDERRTSDLRRACRRAAADALVGIQGDRLVVVLGGEGDLRAAAESLLPRFAPGPVVLGPQVRDVGDAGRAARAAVAGQLAVRAWPGAPRPVLADELLPERMLNGDPLARRTLVEDLYKPLVAGGATLVQTLEEYFAQGRSLEAAARALFVHPNTVRYRLRRIAQVVGWDPTDAREGFVLQIALAVGRLTQTDAGHSGV
- the def gene encoding peptide deformylase, which translates into the protein MAMREIRTVGDPVLRTPCEDITDIDDRVRSLVEDLLETVDTEGRAGLAANQIGVGLRAFSWNIDDEIGYVLNPRIVELSEDEFQDGDEGCLSVPGLWFPTRRAWYARVEGIDLDGKEVVVEGEELMARALQHEVDHLDGKLYLDRLEPAVRKKAMKAVRELL